A single region of the Fusarium keratoplasticum isolate Fu6.1 chromosome 7, whole genome shotgun sequence genome encodes:
- a CDS encoding Beta-galactosidase, with amino-acid sequence MTATHGISPEQHPGRNDWENEAVFRRNCLPPRCYFIPATALVLNGKWDFHYAPTPWDAPDNLQGEPPGVPEASWSSIEVPGHWQLQGFGHPHYTNVQLPIPVCPPYVPTENPTGTYRRQFRVPAEWDRTSLLCLRFDGVDSAYHLRVNGVLVGYAQGSRNASEFDITEYIDWERDNEVSVTVYQWSDATYIEDQDQWWLSGIFRDVHLIALPSDSYIRDWFIRTDLDNAYDNGTLKAEIELSRPASGFVRLSVKGLSHNKGTIISETESILDPESTKLSVDLHVSNPKKWTAETPNLYHVEITLAHGETFYTVHQIIGFRKVELLNGLICVNGKPIRFRGVNRHDHHPHRGRAVPLEFIRRDLILMKQHNINAIRCSHYPPDPRFFQLADELGFWVIDEADLECHGFLRSVSRALNLSKSMTYGEKRDLVFGRSAEYISNNPSWGAAYLDRAESMFHRDKNHTSVVIWSLGNESFYGQNHDSMYAFLRERDPSRLLHYEGDVDAKHADMYSRMYLTMDDLESHAETLGVGEDGTFRKPIILCEYGHAMGNGPGGLEDYEERFRKYPRLQGGFIWEWANHGLWKQENDKGFYAFGGDFGEFPHDGTFAMGGLCNSAHNSTPGLLEYKSVIQPVRAEFVDGELLVHNMYDFVDLEHLTATFKVEELGNESSIIAAGKFDLPLLNAGSTARISLPKGIAGIESKHEVLLTVRFYLSFDTSWAQSGHEVACVQFTLSEATHTPSPLQDASLSNPGSDLSTTSVGTTLKVNGLNWEFEFDKIRGYLKAWKCSGLSLLEQDPLTKVAMIPSIWRPPTNNDVPSAVPEWERYGVEVMTSQKRSFVFKSDKSGVVVEAETYLSPAVLDWGLICRTVYKISPSGSLEIRVSLVPRGYSPPDVPRIGLDLRMNRALDGVRWLGLGPGESYPDKRSSEKRGIWSATSVSDLQVPYDLPQENGNRMETRWLALSNAYGLGIRATRFQGGERDDFNWTATRYSTNTVQAAKHPCDLVEEDATILRLDAEVAGVGTGACGPGVAERHLVGLREMEFGFKLEALSHGSL; translated from the exons ATGACTGCTACTCATGGCATTTCACCTGAACAACATCCCGGGAGAAACGACTGGGAGAACGAGGCTGTTTTCCGCCGCAATTGTTTGCCCCCGCGATGTTACTTCATTCCCGCTACCGCACTGGTCCTAAATGGCAAATGGGACTTTCACTATGCGCCGACGCCATGGGACGCTCCGGACAATCTGCAAGGCGAGCCTCCAGGCGTGCCAGAGGCTTCGTGGAGCTCGATTGAAGTTCCCGGCCATTGGCAACTTCAGGGCTTTGGGCATCCTCACTATACGAATGTCCAGCTGCCTATTCCCGTGTGTCCTCCGTACGTACCGACTGAGAACCCGACCGGCACGTACCGAAGACAATTCCGTGTTCCTGCAGAGTGGGACAGGACCTCGCTGCTCTGTCTGCGCTTCGACGGGGTAGACTCTGCCTACCATTTGCGTGTCAATGGCGTCCTAGTTGGGTATGCCCAAGGCTCTCGCAACGCCTCCGAATTTGATATCACCGAGTACATCGATTGGGAACGTGACAATGAGGTTTCTGTCACTGTTTACCAGTGGTCTGATGCTACGTACATCGAGGACCAGGACCAATGGTGGCTTTCTG GCATCTTCCGAGATGTGCACTTGATCGCACTCCCTTCCGATTCCTACATCCGGGACTGGTTCATCCGCACCGACCTGGACAACGCGTACGATAACGGCACGCTGAAGGCCGAAATTGAACTGTCCAGGCCTGCCAGTGGTTTTGTGAGACTCTCTGTCAAAGGACTGAGCCACAATAAGGGAACCATCATTTCCGAGACCGAGTCGATCCTCGATCCCGAATCCACAAAACTGAGCGTTGACCTCCATGTTTCGAACCCGAAGAAATGGACCGCCGAAACTCCAAACCTTTATCACGTTGAGATTACGCTGGCACACGGCGAGACCTTTTACACTGTCCATCAAATCATTGGCTTCCGCAAGGTCGAGCTTCTTAATGGACTCATCTGCGTCAATGGCAAGCCGATACGGTTCAGAGGAGTCAACAGACACGatcatcaccctcatcgCGGCCGTGCAGTACCTTTGGAGTTTATCCGCCGAGATCTCATTCTTATGAAGCAGCACAACATCAATGCTATCCGTTGTAGCCACTACCCTCCAGACCCTAGGTTCTTTCAGCTCGCTGATGAACTTGGCTTTTGGGTCATTGACGAGGCAGATCTTGAGTGCCATGGCTTTCTGCGAAGCGTCTCCCGAGCTCTCAACTTGTCAAAAAGTATGACGTATGGCGAGAAGAGAGATCTTGTGTTTGGACGATCGGCAGAGtacatctccaacaacccTTCTTGGGGGGCTGCCTACTTGGACCGTGCCGAGTCCATGTTTCATCGGGACAAGAATCACACTTCTGTTGTCATCTGGTCACTAGGCAATGAGTCATTTTACGGACAGAACCATGACAGCATGTACGCTTTTCTCAGGGAGAGGGACCCAAGCAGGCTCCTTCACTACGAGGGTGACGTGGATGCGAAGCATGCTGACATGTATTCTCGCATGTACTTGACTATGGATGACCTCGAATCTCATGCCGAGACTCTCGGtgttggcgaggatggcaCCTTTCGGAAGCCCATTATCCTTTGCGAATACGGCCACGCGATGGGCAACGGGCCCGGTGGACTCGAAGACTATGAAGAACGCTTCCGAAAGTACCCTAGGCTTCAAGGCGGCTTTATCTGGGAGTGGGCGAACCATGGTCTGTGGAAGCAGGAGAACGACAAGGGGTTCTACGCTTTCGGGGGTGATTTTGGCGAGTTCCCCCACGATGGAACATTTGCCATGGGTGGTCTATGCAACAGTGCTCATAATTCGACGCCGGGGCTTCTTGAGTACAAGTCGGTCATCCAGCCAGTGCGGGCAGAGTTTGTCGATGGCGAGCTGCTTGTTCACAACATGTACGACTTTGTTGATCTGGAGCACCTTACGGCAACCTTCAAGGTGGAGGAACTCGGTAACGA GTCCTCGATTATTGCAGCTGGGAAGTTCGATCTGCCCCTTCTCAACGCCGGCTCGACTGCCAGGATTTCACTGCCCAAGGGAATCGCCGGCATCGAGAGCAAGCATGAAGTACTTCTTACGGTCCGGTTTTACTTGTCGTTTGATACTTCTTGGGCCCAATCTGGCCATGAAGTTGCCTGTGTCCAGTTCACCCTGTCCGAAGCAACACACACTCCGTCGCCCTTGCAAGATGCCAGCCTCTCAAACCCGGGCTCCGATCTCTCGACCACTTCAGTTGGAACCACGCTCAAGGTCAATGGGCTAAACTGGGAGTTTGAATTTGACAAGATAAGAGGATACCTCAAGGCTTGGAAATGCTCAGGATTGTCTCTCCTGGAGCAGGACCCCCTCACAAAGGTGGCCATGATCCCGTCCATCTGGCGTCCACCTACCAACAACGACGTTCCCTCTGCGGTGCCGGAGTGGGAGAGATACGGGGTCGAAGTCATGACCAGTCAGAAGAGATCTTTCGTCTTCAAAAGCGACAAATCCGGGGTGGTTGTTGAAGCCGAGACGTATCTTTCTCCCGCCGTCCTGGACTGGGGTCTGATCTGCCGGACTGTGTACAAAATATCGCCTTCAGGATCTCTTGAAATTCGCGTCAGCCTTGTCCCTCGAGGATACAGCCCGCCGGATGTTCCCCGCATCGGACTGGACCTCCGCATGAACCGCGCTTTGGACGGGGTGCGATGGCTTGGTCTCGGGCCTGGCGAGTCATACCCCGACAAGCGCAGCTCCGAGAAACGCGGCATTTGGAGCGCAACATCGGTATCAGATCTTCAAGTGCCCTACGATCTACCTCAAGAGAACGGCAATCGGATGGAAACCCGCTGGCTAGCCCTGTCGAACGCGTACGGCCTTGGCATTCGAGCGACCAGGTTCCAGGGCGGAGAGCGTGACGATTTCAACTGGACTGCGACTCGATATTCGACAAACACTGTCCAAGCAGCGAAGCACCCTTGTGActtggtggaggaggatgcaACTATTTTGCGTCTCGACGCTGAGGTTGCTGGTGTGGGTACAGGGGCGTGCGGTCCTGGAGTTGCAGAACGTCACCTTGTTGGTCTACGGGAGATGGAGTTTGggttcaagctcgaggcACTGTCTCATGGCTCCCTCTGA
- a CDS encoding Zn(2)-C6 fungal-type domain-containing protein — protein MRPLSACKVCRDRQKKCIRPRRGTTCVFCTKRGLACNVAPDPKPALPQGYAPLADPKGVALHASSAAIPDRALSRELIDLFFVHVHFAFPTMFHMPSFKAAFHSGTIPRVLFFAVIGLSARFSGHDSLRHINPWHRGRPYAQEAEKLLDLHDTSIVTIQACMLLAANFIADGESMTECVYYTIACRMAMLLDLPNLKVNTRIEQEVNRRVWWSLVTTDTWNSSSVSLPRAIQIRHDVPLPISEQDFRNLDANEPAEHVASPATPSSPGSWPSHSLLARFISLNTLLYEVNQLNARIAAEKLSRAHTHEAISQLATTLDAWLTDLPPQLRYTEESMAFWGSQGSGPTFVNMHMNYHHIGQLLFYSSLGASLEMGIDSPSYEPTICFATRCKQHAADLCDLIWRAKQRPETDIMHSLVGHDLVTSSTVQIHTLLFSLDDEEIATAKSRLERNFEMITDLHKYWPIVSVTISKLQKFHNACLRYKDATFHLDRWMLQFILEFSQPIQERSEDMLHRGDNEEVFDQLRNLIDV, from the exons ATGAGACCTCTTTCGGCCTGCAAGGTCTGTCG GGACCGCCAGAAGAAGTGCATTAGGCCGCGTCGTGGGACAACTTGCGTCTTCTGCACCAAACGAGGTCTCGCGTGTAATGTTGCGCCAGACCCAAAGCCGGCTTTGCCACAAGGCTACGCTCCTTTAGCTGATCCGAAAGGAGTTGCGCTTCATGCCTCATCCGCGGCAATCCCTGATCGCGCCTTGTCGAGGGAGCTGATTGACCTCTTTTTCGTCCATGTCCACTTTGCCTTTCCGACCATGTTCCACATGCCCTCCTTCAAAGCGGCTTTCCATAGTGGCACCATTCCCAGAGTTTTGTTCTTTGCCGTCATTGGCCTCTCGGCTCGGTTTTCCGGTCATGACAGTCTCAGGCATATTAACCCCTGGCACAGGGGCCGTCCGTATGCTCAGGAAGCGGAGAAGTTACTCGACTTGCACGACACCTCAATAGTAACGATTCAAGCCTGCATGCTGCTGGCTGCAAACTTTATTGCGGATGGCGAGTCCATGACGGAGTGTGTTTACTATACTATTGCCTGTCGTATGGCCATGTTGCTTGATCTTCCCAACCTGAAGGTTAACACGCGCATCGAGCAAGAAGTCAACCGTCGAG TTTGGTGGTCACTGGTTACGACTGATACTTGGAACAGCTCATCTGTCTCTCTTCCGCGCGCTATCCAGATTCGCCATGACGTTCCTTTACCAATAAGCGAGCAGGACTTCAGAAATCTTGATGCTAATGAACCCGCCGAGCATGTCGCGTCACCAGCCAcgccctcttctccaggcTCATGGCCGTCCCACTCGTTGCTCGCACGTTTCATCAGCCTCAATACCCTTCTATATGAAGTGAATCAGCTGAATGCCAGAATAGCTGCCGAGAAACTATCTAGGGCACATACTCACGAAGCAATTAGTCAACTGGCGACGACGTTGGATGCATGGTTGACCGACTTACCTCCTCAGTTGAGATATACCGAAGAAAGCATGGCGTTCTGGGGCAGCCAAGGGTCCGGACCTACCTTTGTCAATATGCACATGAACTACCATCACATCGGGCAGCTACTCTTCTACTCATCTCTAGGGGCGAGCTTAGAGATGGGAATTGATAGCCCGAGTTACGAGCCAACTATTTGCTTTGCCACAAGGTGTAAACAGCACGCTGCCGACCTCTGCGACCTCATCTGGAGGGCCAAGCAGCGGCCCGAGACAGACATTATGCATTCGCTCGTCGGCCACGACCTCGTCACATCTTCAACAGTACAGATACACACACTGCTATTCAGCCTTGATGACGAAGAAATTGCAACGGCCAAGTCTAGACTGGAGCGGAACTTTGAGATGATTACTGATTTGCACAAGTACTGGCCCATCGTCTCGGTGACCATCAGCAAGCTGCAAAAGTTTCACAATGCTTGCCTCAGATATAAGGACGCGACCTTTCACCTCGACCGGTGGATGTTGCAGTTCATACTTGAGTTTTCACAACCAATCCAGGAGAGGAGTGAGGACATGTTGCATCGCGGCGATAATGAAGAGGTCTTTGATCAACTGAGGAACCTCATTGACGTTTAG
- a CDS encoding MFS domain-containing protein, with product MSAPGRNSAAKPPSLAGEHDEMAKPIEHVTQVETSSAALAEALAQKGKLSGKALARLYVVMTVGYLVSTIQGFDGSLMGAINAMKPYQESFGLDGSGSSTGIVFIIYNLAQLAAFPFVAYISDVHGRRPCIFIGCLVILIGTAIQGSAHSLGQFIGGRFVLGFGAIVAHGAGPAYTVELAHPAYRGLTAGMYNNFWWVGNILAGWVTYGTNLHVKTSWAWRIPTILQAGFPSIAMALVLFLPESPRWLISKDRTEEALAIFAKYHGEGDPNSPIVQLQYQQILEEHTHEEPGRWWDYRELVNTRSARYRIMLVVATAFFGQWSGNNVISYFLPEMLKKAGMTNSNTQLLINAINAVICWVAAMCGSMVLDKFGRRRMMMSGLTGCLAAYIMLTGFAANSDKHKDLVYGLIVAVYLFGICFATGMTPSATLYPMECLPNRTRAKGSSIKFVFMNIATMTNTYGISVGIKEIGWKLYLVYIVWIAIEITFMYFFFVETKGKNLEELSEIFEAKNPRKASTKKLVVALDETGHVVDIKEAKKD from the exons ATGTCTGCACCGGGCAGAAACTCGGCCGCcaagcctccatctcttgcAGGAGAGCATGATGAGATGGCCAAGCCGATCGAACATGTTACCCAGGTTGAAACATCCTCTGCAGCTCTCGCAGAGGCCCTTGCTCAGAAGGGAAAGCTCTCGGGCAAGGCTCTGGCTCGCCTTTACGTCGTCATGACTGTCGGCTATCTCGTCTCGACTATTCAAGGTTTTG ATGGTTCTCTCATGGGAGCTATCAATGCAATGAAACCTTACCAGGAGTCAtttggccttgatggcagcggTTCATCCACCGGTATTGTCTTCATCATCTACAACTTAGCTCAGCTTGCCGCGTTCCCGTTTGTGGCGTACATCTCTGACGTACACGGTCGACGGCCATGCATCTTTATCGGGTGTCTTGTGATCCTGATCGGTACTGCTATTCAGGGCTCTGCCCACAGTCTTGGCCAGTTTATCGGAGGCAGATTTGTCCTTGGCTTTGGGGCCATTGTCGCGCACGGAGCAGGCCCAGCGTACACTGTCGAGCTTGCGCACCCTGCGTATCGAGGCTTGACTGCTGGCAT GTATAACAACTTTTGGTGGGTTGGAAATATCTTGGCAGGCTGGGTTACTTATGGTACCAATCT GCATGTTAAAACTTCATGGGCATGGCGAATTCCCACCATCCTACAGGCCGGCTTCCCCTCaatcgccatggccctcgtcctcttcctccctgAGTCTCCCCGCTGGTTGATCTCCAAAGACAGAACCGAGGAGGCACTAGCCATCTTCGCCAAGTATCACGGTGAAGGAGACCCTAACTCGCCCATCGTCCAGCTACAGTATCAGCAGATCTTGGAAGAACACACCCACGAGGAACCTGGTCGCTGGTGGGATTACCGTGAACTTGTCAATACTCGATCTGCGCGGTACCGGATCATGCTTGTTGTTGCCACAGCTTTTTTTGGCCAGTGGTCGGGTAACAATGTCATCTCGTACTTTCTT CCCGAGATGTTAAAGAAGGCTGGCATGACCAACTCGAACACTCAATtgctcatcaacgccatcaacgCAGTCATCTGTTGGGTCGCTGCCATGTGCGGCTCCATGGTCCTTGACAAATTCGGCCGTCGAAGAATGATGATGAGCGGTCTTACAGGATGTCTCGCCGCATATATCATGCTGACCGGCTTCGCGGCAAACTCGGACAAGCACAAGGATCTCGTGTATGGACTCATCGTCGCCGTGTATCTGTTTGGCATTTGCTTCGCCACCGGCATGACGCCCAGTGCTACACTCTACCCCATGGAGTGTCTTCCAAACCGGACTCGTGCCAAGGGATCTTCCATCAAGTTTGTGTTTATGAACATTGCGACAATGACCAACACGTACGGCATCAGTGTTggcatcaaggagattggaTGGAAACTATACCTAGTTTACATCGTCTGGATCGCGATCGAGATTACTTTCATGTACTTTTTCTTTGTCGAGACAAAGGGCAAGAACCTGGAGGAGCTGTCTGAGATCTTTGAGGCCAAGAACCCCCGAAAGGCCAGCACTAAGAAGCTTGTGGTTGCCCTCGATGAGACTGGCCATGTCGTGGACATTAAGGAGGCAAAGAAGGATTGA